A window of Castor canadensis chromosome 10, mCasCan1.hap1v2, whole genome shotgun sequence contains these coding sequences:
- the LOC141411440 gene encoding uncharacterized protein yields MTPPGQASAPEEEISSSSSTGLAAGGGMGRRLRPRGIREREGEDGPPSSTQGEETVPTLPVRMVGQGGPGGGQQFQYWPFSSSDLYNWRTQNPPFSEDPKCLIDLLESIMHTHRPTWDDCHQLLNTLFTTEERERILNEARKNVLGDNGRPTTLQPAIDEAFPLRRPDWDFGTAEGRERLRIYRQTLMAGLRAAARRPTNFAKVKAVIQGENESPAGFLERLYEAYRQYTPIDPEADLHRSAVVLSFINQAAPDIRRKLNKQENLGEMTIREMLQVAEKVFTARETPEEREERQRKEDREAQEKLRKEDREFQAKENRKQQREMARIFLAGVRDQPRGGGHARTPDKEHCFYCKETGHWKRECPKLKGRRGFGRRPGENRERERAVEQARVLLAGEED; encoded by the coding sequence atgactccccctggccaagccagtgccccggaggaggaaatttcctcatcctcctcaacaggactggcagcaggaggaggaatgggtcgaagacttcgcccccgagggatccgggaaagggagggggaagacgggcccccctcatcaacacagggggaggaaactgtccctacacttccagtccggatggtgggccaagggggaccgggaggagggcaacagtttcagtactggcccttctcctccagtgatctatataactggaggacacagaacccgcccttttctgaagaccccaagtgtctcatagatctcctggagtccatcatgcatacacaccgccccacttgggatgactgtcatcagctgctcaatactctttttacgacggaggaacgagagcgcatcctcaacgaagcgaggaagaatgtcttgggggataatgggagacccacaactctccaaccggccatagacgaggcttttcccctacgccggcctgattgggatttcgggaccgcagaaggtagggagcgtcttcggatctaccgccagactctgatggccggtctccgagcggccgctagaaggcccaccaattttgcaaaagtaaaagcagtcattcaaggggaaaacgaaagcccagccggtttcttagagcgcctctatgaggcataccgtcagtacaccccgattgaccctgaggcggacctccaccggtctgctgtggtactctcattcattaatcaggcagccccagacattaggagaaaactcaataaacaggaaaacttaggggagatgactataagggaaatgctacaggtagcagaaaaggtctttaccgctagggaaactccagaagaaagggaggaaagacagagaaaggaagacagggaagcccaggagaaattgagaaaggaggaccgggagttccaggctaaggaaaaccgaaagcaacagagagaaatggctcgtattttcctagcgggtgtccgggaccaacccagaggagggggccacgccaggaccccggataaggaacactgtttttactgtaaggaaacggggcattggaagagagaatgtcctaagttaaagggaagaagagggtttggaaggagaccgggggaaaacagggaaagggaacgagcagtagagcaggccagagtcctactagccggagaagaggactga